From one Octopus sinensis unplaced genomic scaffold, ASM634580v1 Contig12060, whole genome shotgun sequence genomic stretch:
- the LOC115229179 gene encoding uncharacterized protein LOC115229179 has product MDSDFGDNVPSMANVFSVDDTIQIDKEQLETFIPSNGDELLAMIQAERWFFILKLSLSFMPNVTFSEPIKHVQILNDAKEDTTSNYPDNILPSKDFHNFQINHFKSICDKFSQTRQIKNYIENTIFQIPCTKKDWNEYFLSQLNQNISKSEPKLSTICQLKPKDIFRALCGLYEWMKVQLFTDSAGEWLYSLLVALVPPLHPDMHSLLRDINRIFIAERRSFINESFSHKILDRINIFIIIISDYFGQSDMLLM; this is encoded by the coding sequence atggATAGTGATTTTGGTGACAATGTCCCTTCCATGGCGAATGTATTTTCTGTAGACGACACCATTCAGATTGACAAAGAGCAACTGGAAACTTTCATTCCAAGCAACGGAGATGAGTTATTAGCAATGATACAAGCAGAGAGATggttttttatattaaaattaagcCTCAGTTTTATGCCAAATGTCACTTTCTCAGAACCAATAAAACATGTccagatattaaatgatgctAAAGAAGACACAACTAGCAATTATCCGGATAATATTCTGCCTTCTAAAGATTTTCACAATTTTCAAATTAATCACTTTAAATCAATTTGTGACAAATTTTCACAAACCCGACAAATCaaaaattacatagaaaataCAATTTTTCAAATTCCATGTACCAAAAAAGATTGGAacgaatattttctttctcaactaaaCCAAAATATTTCCAAATCCGAGCCAAAACTATCAACGATATGCCAACTAAAACCAAAAGACATATTTCGAGCACTTTGTGGACTTTATGAGTGGATGAAAGTACAGTTATTTACTGATTCAGCGGGGGAGTGGCTGTATTCTCTTCTAGTAGCATTAGTGCCGCCATTACACCCGGACATGCATTCTTTATTAAGGGATATTAATCGTATTTTTATTGCAGAAAGACGTTCTTTTATAAATGAAAGTTTTTCTCATAAAATACTCGATCGgatcaatatttttataattataatttctgaCTATTTTGGGCAGTCTGATATGCTTTTGATGTGA